The nucleotide sequence ATCTCCCGAGTGAAGTCTCCAATTTATATGAAGAAGCAAGAACATGCATGAGCAATGGATGTTTTACTGCTACTGTAATGCTATGTCGTAAAATTATAATGAACGTTGCAGTAAATCAAGGTGCAGAAACAGATAAAAGCTTTCAACATTACGTTGATTTTTATGACAAACAACATCTTTTTCACCCGAGCTGTCTCCCTCTACTAGATAAGATAAGAAAGATGGGGAATACAGTAAACCATAATATTGAACAGACAACACCAGAAAACGCGAAGCAGATAATAACCTTCACATATCAAGTATTACTGTATATATATGAAATCCCCGGTGAGATACAACCTATTTAAGCTTAATACAAATTTTTAAAATGGAACTTTCTAAAGATGCATAAAAAAACAAACGAAGATTCCCCGCCGAACCAGGGAATCTTTACGAAAATTGTATACGCTAAGAGGAGAGCGACAGTAAAATAAAATGGACAACCTGACGCCGGAACAACGCCACAAAGCGATGTCGAGGATAAAGACGAAGAACACCTCCATAGAACTCAAGCTCCGCAAGGCCCTATGGCGCAGCGGCGTGCGCTACCGCAAAAATTACAAGAGCCTGCCTGGCACGCCGGACATCGCCATAACCAAATACAGGATAGCAGTCTTCTGCGACGGCGAGTTGTTTCACGGAAAAGACTTCGAAGCCGGC is from Cloacibacillus sp. and encodes:
- a CDS encoding DUF4145 domain-containing protein is translated as MNRPIDSYCIHWQNLSVIFPLSYTCPYCANLVSSVSGYNFSARMDSPNEDTMVDNRRGAIYICPHCQNPTIIFDEKQFPGIPEVKPVMHLPSEVSNLYEEARTCMSNGCFTATVMLCRKIIMNVAVNQGAETDKSFQHYVDFYDKQHLFHPSCLPLLDKIRKMGNTVNHNIEQTTPENAKQIITFTYQVLLYIYEIPGEIQPI
- a CDS encoding very short patch repair endonuclease, producing the protein MDNLTPEQRHKAMSRIKTKNTSIELKLRKALWRSGVRYRKNYKSLPGTPDIAITKYRIAVFCDGELFHGKDFEAGKMRFDTNKAYWEAKIKRNMARDQAVDAELQKTGWTVLRFWGKEITRDIDSCVESVLEITRDHLAEMGKIARKSRK